One genomic region from Marinomonas maritima encodes:
- a CDS encoding GMC family oxidoreductase, with product MSDYVIIGGGAAGCLLAERLSRNANHSVTLLEAGPPDTNPLIHIPAGIIGLMRSKTLNWALRTEPQPELNQRCLFWPRGKTLGGSTSINAMCYTRGQADDFDHWKALGNTGWGYQELLPHFKAVESFYQGENEWHGAKGELSVEPLRHMNPLSDAFIQAGQEAGTPFNQDCNGESQHGVGPYHVMQKNGERCSAASAFLNKAKSRSNLTIITHAQVERIEVQNKRAEGVLYKVNGRSHFIKATREVLLCAGALHSPQLLMLSGIGPKETLEQHNIDVKHELAGVGKNLQDHLDISLIHLDKNRTSISFHPSFLLTGIKSLWQYRKRQGMLTSNMAEAGGFITTQPNDTRPDVQLHFLPAVEADHGLNLWPTFKHYGFTLRACLLRPKSRGVISLYSNQASDPPKIDAGYLTDADDMEGMIRAFDAARDIMKQPALAQHSQKEWQPGVYCQTREQKIAYIRSHAESIYHPVGTCKMGHDALAVVDQTLKVHGIDKLRVIDASIMPTLISGNTTAATLAIANKVAEEILMSLR from the coding sequence ATGTCTGATTACGTCATTATTGGCGGCGGTGCTGCGGGCTGTTTACTCGCCGAACGCTTGTCTCGCAACGCCAATCACAGCGTCACATTACTCGAAGCTGGCCCTCCCGATACAAACCCGCTCATCCACATACCAGCGGGCATTATCGGACTCATGCGAAGCAAAACATTAAATTGGGCATTACGAACAGAACCCCAACCTGAGCTAAACCAACGTTGCCTTTTCTGGCCGAGAGGAAAAACCCTCGGTGGCAGCACGTCCATCAATGCCATGTGCTATACCCGTGGGCAAGCCGACGACTTTGATCATTGGAAAGCATTAGGAAATACCGGTTGGGGTTACCAAGAACTACTGCCACATTTTAAAGCCGTAGAGAGCTTCTATCAGGGTGAAAATGAGTGGCACGGCGCTAAAGGCGAACTGTCAGTTGAACCGTTACGCCACATGAATCCTCTCTCGGACGCTTTTATCCAAGCCGGACAAGAAGCTGGCACGCCATTCAATCAAGATTGTAATGGCGAAAGCCAACACGGCGTGGGCCCTTATCATGTCATGCAAAAAAACGGTGAACGTTGTAGCGCAGCAAGTGCATTTTTAAACAAAGCGAAGTCTAGATCAAATTTAACGATTATTACTCATGCCCAAGTCGAACGTATCGAAGTTCAAAACAAACGTGCTGAAGGCGTTCTCTATAAGGTAAACGGCAGGTCTCATTTTATTAAAGCGACACGAGAAGTACTGTTATGCGCTGGCGCGCTGCACAGCCCCCAATTGCTTATGTTGTCTGGCATTGGTCCAAAAGAAACACTAGAACAGCATAATATTGACGTGAAACACGAACTTGCTGGCGTGGGGAAAAACCTCCAAGACCACCTCGACATTAGCCTTATTCATCTCGATAAAAACCGCACCAGTATTTCTTTTCACCCTAGTTTTTTGCTCACGGGAATAAAAAGTCTATGGCAGTACAGAAAACGCCAAGGCATGCTGACCTCAAACATGGCCGAAGCGGGTGGCTTCATCACCACACAACCCAACGACACACGCCCAGATGTTCAACTGCACTTTTTACCGGCTGTTGAAGCCGATCATGGCTTAAACCTTTGGCCAACGTTCAAACACTATGGCTTTACGCTTCGGGCTTGTTTACTCAGACCAAAAAGTCGTGGTGTTATCAGCTTGTATTCCAACCAAGCCAGTGATCCACCAAAAATTGACGCAGGTTACTTAACCGACGCAGACGACATGGAAGGCATGATTCGAGCATTTGATGCCGCAAGGGACATTATGAAACAACCCGCGCTGGCACAGCACAGCCAAAAAGAATGGCAACCGGGTGTATATTGCCAAACCAGAGAACAGAAAATCGCTTACATTCGGTCTCATGCAGAAAGTATTTATCATCCCGTTGGCACCTGTAAAATGGGCCACGATGCACTCGCCGTTGTCGACCAAACACTAAAAGTACATGGTATTGATAAACTTAGAGTGATTGACGCTTCTATCATGCCAACGCTTATCAGCGGAAACACCACTGCCGCTACGTTAGCCATCGCCAATAAAGTAG
- a CDS encoding DoxX family protein, with the protein MTSFIQKITNTTSGLASTILRIPVGLILMAHGAQKLFGAFGGYGLEGTGQWMASIGLEPGYLMALLAGSAEFFGGLALVIGLLVRPASAVIAFTMLMAIFSVHISNGLFMANNGYEYALTLLVVAVSLAFSGAGSFSIDKAISAKS; encoded by the coding sequence ATGACATCATTTATTCAAAAAATTACTAATACAACCTCTGGTCTTGCTAGCACGATTTTGCGGATCCCTGTTGGTCTAATTTTAATGGCCCATGGCGCGCAAAAACTGTTTGGTGCTTTTGGTGGCTACGGTTTAGAAGGAACGGGGCAGTGGATGGCGTCTATTGGTCTAGAGCCTGGCTACTTGATGGCTCTATTGGCGGGCAGCGCAGAATTCTTTGGCGGTTTGGCATTGGTCATCGGTTTGCTTGTTCGCCCTGCGTCGGCGGTCATTGCTTTCACTATGTTGATGGCCATTTTTTCTGTGCATATCTCAAACGGTTTATTCATGGCAAATAACGGCTACGAATACGCACTAACCTTGTTGGTTGTCGCGGTTTCTTTGGCCTTTAGCGGTGCAGGCTCTTTCTCTATCGATAAGGCCATCTCAGCAAAAAGCTAA
- a CDS encoding SDR family oxidoreductase, with protein sequence MSKALLGKIAVVTGGASGIGLASAESMIAEGAQVVIVDRDQAALQALQQKHGDAVVTLEADLLDPESCRALIPRILEKTKVIDIFHANAGLYVGGDLVDADNDAIDRMLNLNINVVIKNVRDVLPHMIERGVGDILVTSSLAGHYPTPWEPVYASSKWAMNCFVQTVRRQVCPHGIRVGSVSPGPVITTLLSDWPAEKLQEAKDKGSLMEASDVAEALLFMLTRPRHVTIRDVVILPSQFDL encoded by the coding sequence ATGTCTAAAGCATTATTAGGAAAGATTGCCGTTGTCACCGGTGGCGCGTCAGGAATTGGCCTTGCGAGTGCTGAGTCAATGATAGCGGAAGGCGCACAAGTTGTTATTGTCGATCGAGATCAAGCCGCATTGCAGGCATTGCAACAAAAGCATGGTGATGCTGTGGTGACATTAGAGGCGGACTTGCTAGACCCAGAAAGCTGCCGTGCTCTGATTCCTCGCATTTTAGAAAAAACCAAGGTGATTGATATTTTTCACGCCAATGCAGGGCTCTATGTGGGTGGAGATTTGGTCGATGCCGATAACGACGCCATCGATCGTATGTTGAATCTGAACATCAATGTGGTCATTAAAAATGTGCGTGATGTGTTGCCGCATATGATTGAGCGCGGTGTGGGTGATATTTTAGTGACCAGTTCTTTGGCTGGACATTATCCAACGCCGTGGGAGCCCGTTTACGCGTCGTCCAAATGGGCGATGAACTGTTTTGTACAAACCGTGCGCCGCCAAGTCTGTCCACATGGTATTCGCGTAGGCTCCGTTTCACCTGGTCCTGTCATTACGACCTTGTTATCTGACTGGCCCGCGGAAAAGCTTCAAGAAGCCAAGGATAAAGGCAGTTTAATGGAAGCCAGTGATGTGGCCGAAGCCTTGTTGTTTATGCTGACTCGTCCTCGTCATGTGACTATTCGCGATGTGGTCATACTGCCGTCACAATTTGATTTATAG
- a CDS encoding aminotransferase-like domain-containing protein: MALYETLAQQFIEDIQAQKMPVGTRLPALRSMAKQHQVSLSTATKTYDYLQQMGWIYAQPQSGYFVANQITSTSFPTLNAHDLTLKGLEQRDPKRFAPSSGYNPASALFSPLGTSMISPDLQPSIALQRSIKRVTRRAGKHLFQYPDTQGDTGLRNALAEHFRYYNLAFSATDFVITNGCIDAVKLAIESLTKEGDTIAISSPCFSGLLDLLSALSRKVIEIPISEKGLDLDHLQTILQQGLIKASLFSTSNMNPTGMTLPIEQKQALAKLAAQYETPMIEDDVYFELGHQKQQTLPAKYWDKEGYVIWCGSFSKTLAAGLRLGWCVPGRYFTPYLNQHALTSFGVNGLMQSCMAEFINTGEYRSHVNKVRGVLTQHIHRYQQFLIEHLPDNANISTPQGGIVLWVQIPGLNAVQLEKEANEQGIDIRSGACFSTHDFYRDCFRINCGWPLEENREENTVDKQGIYQQLSTLCLLIKKLLHHATAIQ; the protein is encoded by the coding sequence ATGGCACTATACGAAACGCTTGCTCAACAGTTTATCGAAGACATACAAGCCCAAAAAATGCCTGTCGGAACTCGCTTACCTGCACTACGGTCGATGGCCAAACAACATCAAGTCAGCCTGTCTACAGCGACTAAAACCTACGACTACCTGCAACAAATGGGCTGGATATATGCGCAACCTCAGTCAGGGTATTTTGTTGCAAATCAAATAACCAGCACCTCGTTCCCAACGCTGAATGCCCATGACTTAACACTAAAAGGATTAGAACAAAGAGACCCAAAACGCTTTGCGCCATCAAGTGGATACAATCCTGCCTCGGCACTGTTTAGCCCACTTGGCACCTCCATGATATCGCCAGATTTGCAACCCAGTATTGCCTTACAGCGCAGTATTAAACGCGTCACTCGACGAGCAGGGAAACACCTTTTTCAATACCCAGACACTCAAGGCGACACTGGTCTTCGAAACGCACTGGCCGAACATTTTCGTTATTACAACCTCGCCTTTTCGGCCACTGATTTTGTCATTACCAATGGTTGTATCGACGCCGTGAAACTCGCCATCGAGAGCCTCACTAAAGAAGGCGATACCATCGCGATCAGTTCTCCGTGTTTTAGTGGTTTACTTGATTTGCTCAGCGCACTGTCACGTAAAGTGATTGAAATTCCTATTAGTGAAAAGGGCCTCGATTTAGACCATCTACAAACCATTCTGCAGCAAGGTTTAATTAAAGCCTCGTTGTTCAGTACCTCAAACATGAACCCCACAGGCATGACGTTACCCATTGAACAAAAGCAAGCCTTAGCCAAACTCGCGGCGCAATACGAAACGCCAATGATCGAAGACGATGTGTATTTCGAGCTGGGTCATCAAAAGCAACAAACCTTGCCTGCGAAGTATTGGGATAAAGAAGGTTACGTGATTTGGTGCGGTTCTTTTTCAAAAACCTTAGCCGCAGGGTTACGACTTGGATGGTGTGTTCCGGGGCGTTATTTCACGCCGTACCTAAATCAACACGCCCTAACCAGCTTTGGGGTGAATGGGCTGATGCAATCTTGCATGGCTGAGTTTATCAACACCGGAGAATACCGTTCTCATGTGAATAAAGTCCGCGGGGTGCTGACTCAACATATTCACCGCTACCAACAGTTTCTCATTGAGCATTTACCAGACAACGCAAACATCAGCACACCACAAGGCGGAATCGTACTTTGGGTACAAATCCCCGGTTTGAATGCCGTGCAGCTAGAAAAAGAAGCCAATGAACAGGGCATCGACATACGCAGCGGCGCGTGTTTTAGCACACACGACTTTTATCGCGACTGTTTTCGCATCAACTGCGGCTGGCCATTGGAAGAGAACAGAGAAGAAAACACTGTTGATAAACAGGGTATTTATCAACAGTTAAGCACGTTATGTTTATTGATTAAAAAATTGTTACATCATGCAACCGCTATCCAATAA
- a CDS encoding EamA family transporter — MKLRDFGLLFALMALWGLNFSVIKLGVSTVHPLVLTALRFSFAVFPLIFFIKKPDVEWRYLMAYGLSFGVGVWGLTTLSIGAGVSAGMASLLLDMSVVSGLLVGWFFLNETITRNKILGVGLALLGLILIMMADGGAVTGKGLILVLMASIFWSFNGLIVKRANTQSIFAFNVWGMLFAPLPLLLLAVIFEGTQVITELPSQFTQWTLFSVLFQAYPTTLLGYWFWNKMIMKYSISSVAPMTLLVPVFGILGGYVFYDEVVEMSHIIAAVLILLGLCIGQMALPAFRSLKITKRA, encoded by the coding sequence ATGAAATTACGAGACTTTGGGTTGCTGTTTGCTTTGATGGCGCTGTGGGGGCTGAACTTTAGTGTGATTAAACTGGGCGTGAGCACGGTTCATCCTTTGGTGCTCACTGCATTACGTTTTAGTTTCGCCGTGTTTCCTTTAATCTTTTTTATCAAAAAGCCCGATGTAGAATGGCGCTATTTGATGGCCTATGGCTTGTCTTTTGGTGTGGGTGTTTGGGGGTTAACCACGTTATCCATTGGCGCGGGTGTGTCGGCAGGGATGGCGTCTTTGTTATTGGACATGAGCGTGGTGAGTGGCTTGCTGGTGGGTTGGTTTTTTTTAAACGAAACCATCACACGCAATAAAATATTGGGTGTAGGGCTGGCCTTGCTCGGGCTTATTTTGATCATGATGGCCGACGGCGGTGCGGTGACAGGAAAAGGTTTGATCTTAGTATTGATGGCATCGATATTTTGGAGCTTTAATGGTTTGATTGTGAAGCGGGCGAATACGCAATCTATCTTCGCTTTTAACGTCTGGGGTATGTTGTTTGCGCCTTTGCCTTTGTTGTTGCTTGCGGTTATTTTTGAAGGCACACAGGTCATTACTGAGCTACCCAGTCAGTTTACGCAATGGACTTTGTTTTCTGTATTGTTTCAAGCGTATCCAACGACATTATTAGGTTATTGGTTTTGGAATAAGATGATTATGAAATACTCCATTTCCAGCGTCGCGCCAATGACGTTATTGGTGCCAGTATTCGGTATTTTGGGCGGTTATGTCTTTTACGATGAAGTGGTAGAAATGAGTCATATTATCGCGGCAGTATTGATTCTATTAGGTTTGTGTATTGGACAAATGGCGTTGCCAGCATTCAGATCCTTGAAAATAACGAAAAGAGCGTAA
- the epmA gene encoding EF-P lysine aminoacylase EpmA yields MYDASLWQPSANILILQKRAQLLKATRAFFDVQNVMEVDTQCLSLGSITDPHIEVLTSKTRSQGQDVTYYLQTSPEYAMKRLLCAGSGSIYQLGKVFRAEEIGRRHSIEFTMLEWYRVGFDHWQLMDDIQSLLGVLLDDETLTCERLSYQVAFLRHTGLDPFSATLLSLQEYAHEYTEYGLQEEDRDTLLELVFSSVIEPAIGVNSPCFVHSYPASQAALAKIHLDEKGLQVAARFELYWQGMELANGYHELTDAKEQAKRFAQDKRTRAELGLVGRQFDERLINALEHGLPECAGVALGVDRLLMLMCRKAHITEVLPFAHTRA; encoded by the coding sequence ATGTACGACGCTTCTTTGTGGCAACCCAGTGCCAATATTTTAATCTTACAAAAACGAGCTCAGTTATTGAAAGCCACTCGTGCGTTTTTTGATGTGCAAAATGTGATGGAAGTTGATACACAATGTTTGTCACTGGGCAGCATTACCGACCCTCATATTGAAGTATTGACCAGCAAGACGCGTTCACAAGGCCAAGACGTAACCTATTATCTGCAAACTTCACCAGAATACGCGATGAAGCGTTTGTTGTGCGCCGGTTCGGGTTCCATTTACCAATTAGGTAAAGTATTCCGAGCGGAAGAAATCGGTCGTCGTCATAGTATTGAATTCACTATGTTGGAGTGGTATCGGGTTGGCTTTGATCATTGGCAGTTAATGGATGACATTCAAAGCCTGTTGGGTGTGTTATTGGATGACGAAACGCTGACGTGTGAACGACTGAGCTATCAGGTGGCTTTTTTGCGTCACACTGGATTAGATCCTTTCAGTGCTACCCTGTTGTCGTTGCAAGAGTATGCTCATGAGTACACAGAATATGGTTTGCAGGAAGAGGACAGAGACACCTTATTAGAGTTGGTTTTTTCCAGCGTGATAGAGCCTGCCATCGGCGTAAATTCGCCGTGTTTTGTTCATAGTTACCCAGCTTCTCAGGCGGCCTTAGCGAAAATTCATTTGGATGAAAAGGGTTTGCAGGTGGCCGCTCGATTTGAGCTCTATTGGCAAGGTATGGAATTGGCTAATGGCTACCATGAATTAACCGATGCAAAAGAGCAGGCTAAACGTTTTGCTCAGGATAAACGAACGCGCGCAGAGTTGGGTTTGGTGGGTCGACAGTTTGATGAACGACTAATTAATGCACTAGAGCACGGTTTGCCTGAATGCGCAGGCGTCGCTTTGGGTGTGGACCGATTATTGATGCTGATGTGCCGTAAAGCTCATATTACCGAGGTATTGCCGTTTGCCCACACCCGTGCGTGA
- a CDS encoding bifunctional diguanylate cyclase/phosphodiesterase → MHSISIHCPSIDDLIQKLEGIQPPDLIQLYGTLAIKEAKPWAIYLSQRFPDACRIGMASQRHISNGHVKNDGATLILSYFEKSHLVHHSAAYDSNEANLSGENLFAPFLAEKEEQQANVYIVLVDSKDAIQDEFFNVSQQRDLTICGGRAGIFDHENSWVLYQDKLYQNQSVAVGITSQYLTQQRDVFVDNIAIGRRMLVTASEGKVITQIDHLPAQQVYQRYLSNGEKLSLSLANRFALTTMHNNVEINAVPLRWESDGGILMSEALPEGASVKFLYFHPAQSLHSITPKIQHLNEQRPDSIFIFSCISREDFLEERPTDKLSLLNQILPLHGTYCFGEFFTTQFGTRIMQHALTYLAINESGCGLKRDAEPIQIADADDSLAAMFNLIRNAFQDLEQEHASLVTSNVSSNVTSKNDASNNETSRNDWLHDLQTGLLNRFSLLGRLSNKEDIFHLAVLRIRNFRLINQQYGYNTADDLFAQLAHYLKRRLSTNSVGIEFTCYRLSANEIAVSIHSDIAPKKIVRLFRNLAEDIESQEFSTINKIEHLLTLSLSVGMASAFDELGELLCEQTHLLIKASEARRFAQINNQPIYWNGDLQDHATSEENLDWILKIRKALENDDILAFFQPYYDSQTGKEVGAEALLRARIDGKIVSPSFFLDLIKQTQLYAKITLAMLSKCERILNTYPNVHVALNLSVLDFKHYATLKALREFFKRNHVNGRLTLEITESESIKDYEWISPIINEFREAGALLAIDDFGAGYSNLEKLIALNPDILKLDGCIVKTIDTDEKLRKLVQHINSLAHSLGIKTQAEFVHNSAVKQRLVDMKIDYLQGFYLSEPLSESEWLEQYNDEIN, encoded by the coding sequence ATGCATTCCATCAGTATTCATTGTCCATCAATCGACGATCTCATTCAAAAGCTGGAAGGAATACAGCCACCAGATTTAATCCAACTATACGGAACCTTGGCCATAAAAGAAGCCAAACCGTGGGCAATTTATCTCTCTCAGCGTTTCCCCGATGCTTGCCGTATTGGTATGGCAAGCCAGAGACACATATCGAATGGTCATGTTAAGAATGATGGCGCGACCCTCATATTATCCTATTTTGAAAAAAGTCATCTGGTCCATCACAGCGCCGCATACGACAGTAACGAAGCGAATCTGTCTGGCGAGAACTTGTTTGCTCCCTTTTTGGCGGAAAAAGAAGAGCAACAAGCCAATGTCTACATTGTGTTAGTGGATTCAAAAGACGCTATTCAAGACGAGTTTTTCAATGTTTCTCAGCAACGCGATTTAACCATTTGCGGTGGTCGCGCTGGTATTTTCGACCATGAAAACAGTTGGGTTCTGTATCAAGATAAACTGTATCAAAACCAGTCTGTTGCTGTGGGCATTACTAGCCAATACCTCACACAACAACGTGATGTCTTTGTTGATAACATCGCCATTGGTCGGCGCATGCTCGTCACCGCCAGTGAGGGGAAGGTAATAACGCAAATCGACCACTTGCCAGCCCAACAGGTCTACCAGCGATATTTATCAAACGGTGAAAAGCTCAGCCTTTCTCTTGCTAATCGTTTTGCACTCACCACCATGCATAATAATGTTGAAATTAATGCTGTGCCCTTACGCTGGGAAAGTGATGGCGGCATACTCATGAGTGAAGCGCTTCCAGAAGGCGCTTCGGTAAAATTTCTCTACTTTCATCCTGCGCAATCACTGCATTCGATCACCCCCAAGATACAACACCTTAATGAACAAAGACCGGATAGTATTTTCATCTTCAGCTGCATCAGCCGCGAAGATTTTCTAGAAGAACGACCTACCGACAAATTAAGTTTGCTCAATCAGATTTTACCCTTGCATGGCACCTACTGTTTTGGTGAATTTTTTACCACTCAGTTTGGCACTAGAATCATGCAACACGCGCTCACTTACTTAGCAATCAACGAATCCGGCTGCGGTTTAAAACGTGACGCTGAGCCAATTCAAATAGCAGACGCCGACGACTCTCTGGCAGCAATGTTCAATTTGATCCGTAATGCCTTTCAAGACCTTGAACAAGAGCACGCCTCTCTTGTCACATCAAATGTCTCATCAAATGTCACATCAAAAAATGATGCGTCGAATAATGAGACATCAAGAAATGATTGGTTACACGATTTACAAACTGGCTTACTCAATCGATTCTCTTTGCTCGGACGCCTTAGTAATAAGGAGGATATTTTTCATCTAGCCGTTCTTAGAATTCGTAACTTTCGTCTTATTAATCAACAATATGGTTACAACACGGCCGATGATTTATTTGCCCAGTTAGCGCACTATTTAAAACGCCGCTTAAGTACCAACTCAGTGGGGATTGAATTCACCTGCTACCGCTTATCTGCCAACGAAATTGCGGTCTCAATCCACAGTGACATTGCACCGAAAAAGATCGTCAGATTATTTCGCAACTTAGCCGAAGATATTGAAAGCCAAGAGTTTTCCACCATAAACAAAATAGAACACTTACTCACACTCAGCTTGTCTGTTGGTATGGCTTCCGCATTTGATGAGCTGGGCGAACTTCTCTGCGAGCAAACACACCTTTTAATCAAAGCCAGCGAAGCAAGACGATTTGCTCAAATCAATAATCAGCCCATTTATTGGAATGGTGACTTACAAGATCATGCGACCTCAGAAGAAAATCTCGATTGGATTCTAAAAATACGTAAGGCCCTCGAAAACGACGACATCTTGGCTTTCTTCCAACCGTATTATGACAGCCAAACAGGCAAAGAAGTCGGTGCAGAAGCGCTTCTTCGAGCACGCATCGACGGCAAAATAGTGAGCCCTTCTTTCTTTTTAGATTTAATAAAGCAAACTCAACTTTACGCTAAGATAACCCTCGCCATGTTGTCGAAGTGTGAACGCATACTCAACACCTACCCCAATGTCCATGTCGCGTTAAACCTCTCTGTTTTAGACTTTAAACACTATGCAACCTTAAAAGCCTTACGAGAGTTTTTTAAACGCAACCACGTTAATGGACGCTTAACATTGGAGATTACCGAATCAGAGTCCATAAAAGATTATGAATGGATCAGTCCGATCATTAACGAGTTTCGCGAAGCGGGCGCACTGTTGGCTATTGACGACTTTGGCGCGGGTTATTCGAATCTAGAAAAGCTCATTGCCCTTAATCCAGACATTTTGAAACTGGATGGCTGTATCGTTAAAACCATCGACACGGATGAAAAACTACGAAAGCTGGTTCAACACATTAACAGCCTCGCGCACTCTTTAGGCATCAAGACTCAAGCAGAGTTTGTCCACAACAGCGCGGTTAAACAACGACTAGTTGATATGAAAATAGATTATTTGCAAGGATTTTACCTATCCGAACCCTTGAGTGAATCCGAATGGCTAGAACAGTATAATGACGAAATAAACTGA
- a CDS encoding ATP-binding protein, translated as MSENNRLSIKLLYLSSLKKYLFWLYVIVFIIALLTIWKGGEALKNQQIKALRIDSFEQLNQLASVLESAIAKYQHMPTLLASNDRVKKALRDGFESDINQLNRELEQINRITEASDSYILNTDGLTIAASNYRESASFVGRNFSFRPYFQDAIQGKPGRYYALGTTSNRRGYYFSYPVYEGDSIIGTAVVKVDLTQFEKRFANQHYEFLLLDPDGIVFSSSRPNWLYRIFGELSHAELQRIADSQRYLGKSIEKLAIVYQKTFDEKSQIVDVLENTVLNGTEELQRLSFLRMSRPIRLLDFKISILAPLKTINEEIALWRAIFASGVTITALLFGLAMLRTRMLRERSDANEMTRHNQAYIREVIQNTQAGLVTLDENHRIESFNPAVEKLVGQPLAPLVGQPLNVLFQFDKHDEPDLSFHYDFLEAANDLGIKVLTREGRLCYSDQTPVPVEMTLCEMQLPNRLSYLVTFHDMTERKRYEQEITQARIKLEERVRERTFELEGANTRLRNEIEEHKGTQRELIQTAKLAVLGQLSAGINHELNQPLTAIRAFAGNGLKFLDRGQYEQAHTNLQHISQLGHHMGDIIARFKVFARKGDVHQGPIAVQTAIMGALKIMSPRYKEVDIELVVTEDQDFIVNGDMVFLEQVLVNLLANAADAILEEPNNERRVCIEQTMKENHVVICVQDSGNGLSDDAMKHLFEPFFTSKSSGLGLGLGLSISQRIVEAMGGQISAQNQVNGGAKFCVTLPRFIHHSSLSKTPKEER; from the coding sequence TTGAGTGAAAATAATCGTTTAAGTATCAAATTATTGTATTTAAGTAGTCTGAAAAAATACTTATTTTGGCTATATGTCATTGTTTTTATAATCGCTTTATTAACAATCTGGAAAGGTGGCGAGGCATTAAAAAATCAGCAGATCAAGGCGTTGCGCATTGATTCTTTTGAACAGCTCAATCAGCTCGCCAGTGTATTAGAAAGTGCAATTGCTAAATATCAACATATGCCGACCTTGTTGGCATCGAATGATCGAGTAAAAAAGGCCCTTCGTGATGGCTTCGAGTCAGATATAAATCAATTAAATCGCGAACTTGAACAAATTAACCGTATTACCGAGGCGTCGGACAGTTATATTTTAAACACGGATGGCTTAACCATCGCAGCGTCTAATTATCGTGAATCGGCTAGCTTTGTTGGGCGAAATTTTTCCTTTCGACCTTATTTTCAAGACGCCATTCAAGGTAAGCCCGGCCGTTATTATGCGCTGGGAACCACATCGAATCGCCGCGGTTATTATTTCTCTTATCCTGTTTATGAAGGTGATTCTATTATTGGGACTGCCGTCGTAAAAGTGGATCTTACTCAGTTTGAGAAGCGCTTTGCAAACCAGCATTATGAGTTTTTATTACTGGATCCCGACGGCATCGTGTTTAGCAGCTCCCGACCTAATTGGTTGTATCGTATTTTCGGTGAGTTATCTCATGCAGAGTTGCAACGTATAGCAGACTCTCAACGTTACTTAGGTAAATCCATCGAAAAACTGGCGATTGTTTACCAAAAAACCTTTGATGAAAAATCGCAAATTGTTGATGTGCTAGAAAATACCGTCCTAAATGGTACTGAGGAATTACAACGGTTGTCCTTTTTAAGAATGAGCCGTCCTATTCGCTTATTGGATTTCAAAATATCTATTCTTGCACCACTAAAAACCATTAATGAAGAAATTGCGTTATGGCGGGCTATTTTTGCTAGTGGAGTGACAATAACCGCTTTGTTGTTTGGCCTTGCCATGCTTCGTACTCGAATGCTCAGAGAGCGATCTGATGCCAATGAAATGACGCGTCATAACCAAGCGTATATTCGAGAAGTTATCCAAAACACTCAAGCAGGTTTGGTAACCTTGGATGAAAACCATAGAATTGAATCGTTTAATCCTGCTGTGGAAAAGTTGGTTGGTCAGCCCTTAGCGCCTTTGGTCGGACAACCTTTGAATGTGTTATTCCAATTTGATAAACACGATGAGCCTGATTTGTCTTTCCATTATGACTTTCTCGAAGCCGCTAATGATTTGGGCATTAAGGTGCTAACTAGAGAGGGGCGCTTGTGTTATTCCGATCAAACGCCCGTGCCTGTGGAAATGACCTTGTGCGAGATGCAGTTGCCTAATCGCCTTAGCTACTTGGTGACGTTTCACGATATGACAGAGCGTAAACGCTACGAGCAAGAAATTACTCAAGCTAGAATTAAACTAGAGGAGCGAGTACGAGAGCGAACGTTTGAGTTAGAAGGTGCAAACACTCGGCTGCGTAATGAAATTGAAGAGCATAAAGGCACACAGAGAGAACTGATACAAACCGCTAAATTGGCGGTGCTGGGGCAGCTCAGTGCGGGTATAAATCACGAATTGAACCAACCTTTGACCGCCATTCGGGCTTTTGCGGGTAACGGTTTGAAATTCCTAGATCGTGGACAATACGAACAAGCACACACCAACTTGCAACACATTAGTCAGTTGGGTCATCACATGGGTGACATTATTGCACGCTTTAAAGTCTTTGCTCGCAAAGGCGATGTACATCAAGGCCCTATCGCTGTTCAAACGGCGATTATGGGGGCGCTTAAGATTATGAGCCCTCGTTATAAAGAAGTAGACATCGAGCTTGTTGTTACAGAGGACCAAGACTTTATAGTCAATGGTGACATGGTCTTTTTAGAGCAGGTATTAGTGAATTTATTGGCCAATGCTGCCGATGCTATTTTAGAAGAACCCAACAACGAGCGACGCGTTTGTATTGAACAAACGATGAAAGAGAACCACGTTGTTATCTGTGTGCAAGACTCTGGCAATGGTTTGAGCGATGACGCTATGAAGCATCTTTTTGAACCCTTTTTTACGTCTAAGTCGTCAGGTTTAGGATTAGGGCTTGGACTGTCGATTAGTCAGCGGATTGTAGAGGCAATGGGTGGACAGATCAGTGCTCAAAACCAAGTAAACGGGGGCGCCAAGTTTTGTGTTACGCTACCGCGTTTTATTCATCATTCTTCCCTGTCAAAAACACCTAAAGAGGAACGTTAA